GAaagttttaatctcttttttaacaAATCATAAGAACTTAGACTTCTCCTGGTAGGGTAAAAATCATTTTCAGTGTAGTGGTTTGTGGAAGATGGTATTCTGTTCAAATCTTCACTAATTTGAATGGTGGACAtaatttttactgtttccttgtGATGATGAAGATTGATCAAATCAATATTTATGATCAATCACATGTCATAGAGAGCTCTTGTTCTGGGCATTTTGAAAATTGTTCATTTCATTCTGGAGGTTTGCTAACCTCAGGATCTGTTGTTCATAGAGAAGACTTTGTGTTAATAGGTGATGGTCCCAGATCAGTGGGGCAATGGGGTTGGTTGTGCTGCTGAGACCCTTAGCTCAGGGAATTTTTCCACAACATCCTTGAataaccctgtccctgatctgCTTGGTTCTAACTCCATAGATGATGGGGTTGAGCATGGGAGGTACAAGGAGGTAGAGATTAGCGAACATGACATGTATCACTCGGGGCACATGATGTCCAAAGCGGTGGGTGAGGAAGGTAAAGAGGGCTGGGATATAAAAAGCCAAGATGACACAGATATGGGAAGCACATGTGCCAAAAGCCTTGAGCCGGGCCTCCTCAGAGGGCAACCTCAGAACAGTTCTCAAAATCATCACATAAGATATACTAATGACAATTATGTCAAAGGCAGCCAAAGAGAAGGCCACAAAGAGCCCATATGCACGATTGACTCTGGTATCTGCACACACCAGCTTTAGCACAGCCATGTGCTCACAGTATGACTGGGGAATGACATGGTTGGTGCAGAAGGGCATCCTGGACACCATGAAGCAGAAGGGACTCACCCACAGCAACCCTCTCATCATCACAGCTGCCCCCAGTTTACCCACCACAGCTGGGGTCAGGACAGTAGAGTGGTGCAGTGGGAAGCAGATAGCCACATAACGGTCCAAGGCCATAGCCATGAGCAACCCAGACTCCACAGAAGAAAAGGCATGGATGAAGAACACCTGGATGAGGCAGGCATGGTATTCAATCTCATGAGCATGAAACCAGAGTATAGCCAGCATTTTAGGTTGGGTGGAAGAGGACAGGGTCAGGTCAGTGACAGCCAGCATGGCTAGGAACAGGTACATGGGCTCATGCAGAGTGTGGTCAGTTCGGATTATATGAAGAACAACGATATTGCCAACTATAGCCACAAGATACATGGCACAGAGAGGGAAGGCAATCCAAAACTGGTAATTCTCAAGTCCTGGGATCCCAAGTAGGATGAAGGACACAGGATGCAAAGAGCTGTTCCCTGAGGCCAGCATCACAGGATGGTTAGTTTGTTCTCCTTTGCGAAGGTAATCTACTCCTTGTGGGTGATGATGAAATaagtaactattattatttttaatatttgaaagtttCAAGTGAATCAAAGGGCAGTAGGGCTTAATGGTAAACTGGAAGAATTTCAactgttttaataaaaaatttttgcgACATAAAGTGATGCTCCTCTTTATTCCTCATTGATGTTTATGCCATTCAAAATGGGATGGAAACCTACTACAAGTGTGATTTTTGTCAAAGAATCAATATTTTCCTTGAAAGTAGAATCTGCTAAGGGAATCTGTCCTGACAAATAATGTCAGTAATAGTCCTTCCTGCCCTTGTATTCTTCAGAATAAACTAACTTGTTTAACATTTCCCATAGGTTCTTTTCAAGCTTTTGTTTAAGCCCCTTAGGCAAAGGACGTCACATTGGAAAACACTTTGGCCTAAAGTCTCATAGCAAGGCATGTAGTGATGTTGAGTTAGCTTTGATTGTAGGAGTTACTGGGAGAATTGGGCTGGAGAATAGATGACGGATGATTGTACACCTTTAATTAATTCTATTATCTATGATGTATGGCCTCCTAGACTAGGAGCCAACAAACTCATTTGAGTAAAAGGTCAGATCACacatattttaggttttatgtGCTGTACAGTCTGTGTTGCAACTAGTCAGTTTAGCCCCTTTAGCCTGAGAACAGCCACAGTCAGTACAGGAATGTGTGAGTGTGACTACATCccaatacaattttatttgtaaaaagagGGTGCAAGCTACACCCTACAGGCTATGGTTTTCTAAATCCTGTCCTGATGATTGATTTTCATGAGGTGATCCTTGAATAGTACACCATCCTAGCACCTCTGTGCTTAGCACAGAATAgaggtttaataaatatttgctggatcAAATAAATTGGAACAATACTTTATTCAGAACAAATAAATTGTTCAGTGGCAATGGACTTTTTAACGGATTAGCCATATCTTAAAATCCTTGgaggaaagttttattttttattttattttaaagattatatttatttatttgagagaaagtgtgtgtgtgagagagagagcaagaagaggGAGCTATatagggagagggagtagcaggctcctggatgagcacagagctcaatgtaGAGCTCAATGTCAGGaaccagaaatcatgacctgagccaaagacagcagcttagctgactaagccactcagatgTCACTGGAGGAACCTTTTAAACACTGCTTTGGCACCATGGCCACAAGAGTGTTATACATAGTTCTCATACTAGTGTCTGCTGTGCTGGCCAGTGAAAGACCTGAATATACTTTTCTGCCTCTACTTGCTTTACGTGGTGCTCTTCTTTGATCCCTCTGGTGACTAACACCTACCCAGGACTGATCACACAAATGCTTACCTGGTTCTTGCTAGGCACCTTTTCACTATTTCCTCACAGTTGACTGAGCCTTTGAGTCTCTGCCAtaacagaaacacacagagaagaaGAGTCTTTTCAGATCTCCCATAACAAATCAGCTGTTGGGACTAACGAATGTTTCATTCCACCAGACCTAATAGTTCCTATAAAGGGTTTCCTTGAGATCCCAAAGAAACCTAATCTCTTTCTGATTTTCCCAAGCTTTATAACATTATGAGAGAAATGGAGCTCAGACTTTACAAATCTTGCTCTTCACTGAAAAAATTACTATGCTACTTTGATAATAGGTGTAGGTTTGCTCAAAACAAATACTCCTATCCAGGTGGTGAAAATTCAGAGAAACACTTATCTGGGGTCCAACCCTCTTTTGTTATCCCCTCCTGCCTGGCTTGTTCTtccatttttatgttctttttgaaCCAgagtcttcctttccctctcccttctaccTCCTGAATGTCACTCTCCATTTGTGAGGACATGGTCATTGAGGCTcatgggcatctggaaaacatccTTAGATCATCCTCATTCTTGCACTGGACACTGGTGAAGATGCCGGCTAAATGTACAATTTCTCAAAGTACACAATAATCTCTTTGATCAATTGTGGAAGACATTgctattatgtatatataacaccAGAAGCATTTATACTGTATTGTTTTTAACTCTCACAAAGTTTCTTCCCATGAACCTTAATGACGAACTCACCTGTTTGCCATATTCCTTTTGGAGTGGTGACTCTTCTCACCTTGGTGACCCGGGGTCCAAGTCTGAAGTAGGGGATGGGAGCTCTTGACAGGtgcctttatttctttacctCTTTCTATACCTACAAGCCCATAGAATCTGGTGTCCTCATTCTCATCAATTCCCTTGCCTCTTTTCCACTTAGACTTATGCACTAACCCTGTGCAGAGTGAAGGTTACAAGACATGTGGACTGGACAGGGAGTTGATCAATCTTGGATCATTTTGTGAAGTGTGTGAGGTTTTCTGTAATATTTCTGAGGGAGGCACAGGTTATCAACTTGCTCCTCAGAGATATGACGTAAAGAGTAATTTCTCTTCTTGCCAAAcattccttccccctctccctgactTTAAACATGTCCTGTCCCTGCTGTTTGTGGCCTAGACTTCTTGTGAGAGTACTAGGtactgaaagaagaaattaagtcaTCTTTTTCAACCTTGTAGATAATGTGATCATATAGTGAACATCAGATCATACAGTGAACATCAGAGTCAATTTTTCTGTTCTCCAAAGTATAATCTACTTGAGAGGACATGGCATAGTTTTGTTGAAGAAAATATGTTTCCAAGAATAATGTTCTCACACTGATGTGGCTCAGCTTTCATCTGTGAGAGTGTGGTTTGAGTCCAGTGCTGGTACCACTGGCTTTTTGGCCTTCAATCACTCCACCATTATGTGGAGATTGTTATGTCTATCAGGTTAACTGTGTTGTTTAAGTCTGAAATTGGAAAGGATAAAATGGGCTGAGATCTTGCTAAAGAATTATTTCAGGTATATTTACCGTTTTCTCACGTTGGGTTATCTAAAACCAAGGGATAGAGCAATCATGCCGGAGCAGGGGAGGGTTCAGATCCAGTGTCCTTCATGGAGGGATTGTGTGTAGAGACTACCTTtgtatttttctagaatttcccTGGAGGACAGAGTGTGAGCTGTGAAACTTCTCTGCATCACAGAAGGAAATCCAGCCATCAGGATCTCTGGATTTGGAGTCCCCAGTAAGTCAAGTCATTCTATACAGTTTATTGCATTGTTTTGTAGCTTCCTGGAGTTTCTGTGAGTCCTGCTGTTCTCTGAGAAGGGCAGAGGTGGCTGGGAGCTGGGAACCATTCAACTTGAGCTCTGCTTCATCTCTGACCCTGAGCATCTCTATCTGGCTCCTGTGATTCAGCTTTTAGCAGAGACTGTAGATTAGGGTCTATTTAAAGACCTGCTTAAGCCTGGCCTTTTCCTTCCCCAGGCATTAATTCTCCCCCTCCTGTTAGGCTGCCTACCCTACCTCAATCTCTGGTTTCCTCTGAGACTACAGACTAAAAGCTGGAAGCATTAACCCCTAACTACCCTCACTCCTCGGTGTACATGAAGGCAAAGGCTGAGGAATTGAGTGCATGGCCAAGATTGTGTGTTGTTGACAATAATCAGTTGTGAGCttatctgtatgtatgtattttttgttaGTCAATGGTATTTACAAGTCaagagatattttatataatgtgGAAGTGTGTTAATACGTTTGTTGGTGTGTGTATTTGAGAGCTATGTTAATGAACATGTGTGTAAGGACTGGGTTTAATGTGAATGAGTATATGTGTATAACCTTGTGTGTTTACACAGGTGTGAGTAACCCTTTgcattaagtatatatatttaatatgataaCTTGGCTCTTAGAGTAGAGGGGCACAGCATACATGTGCTTTGTGAAGGCTATGCTGAGCTCCAAAGCAGATCGCGTGAAATGATAAATCAGTGTGTATATAGATTGGTATAATAAACCCCCCCTGGTACTAGGGAGTACCAGAGTTCACTTGCATGTAGATAATTAATATTACATTTCTACTAATTCATCATTTTTCTACCTTCCATTGTTAGTTTCAGTTCATTGTTGCTTTTGAGGAAATttaactaaagaaaagaaaatcaatagtaTTTACAGGAAGCTCAGAAATGCTGCAATCCTCTTAAACCCAATGAGCTACTCATCACTTGATGATGTCAATTCTTCTAAAAGGTATAATCTAGGACACAAAACTATCTTTCCTTAGTTAAATGCTTCTTACTCTCCTTCCAATTTTGACCATCCCTTCATATATTTTGTATCTTATATCAGAGGATTCTGTGAGGGGAGATGGAGGGTATTTGGAAATTATATTGTTTGGAGGAAAGACTAGTCACTAAACTTTGCTTCAGTTCTGTTTTCTTGAACCTCTTGCAATCTTATGATTTTAGTAATCTGCCTTGGAGGACTTAAGGATCTGAGCTTGTACAAGAAATCTTAGAATCCGTTTCAAGTCTAGAAATAGTAGATCATAATACTGGAAGTAACTCATACATATAAACCAGGACAAATGGAGGAAGACTTATGAGATGCCATTAAGGGAGTGAAGGTTATTATGAGGTAGTCCAAATTTACTCTGGAAGGGTAACAGAAGGCTATAAGGTTTCATAATGACTGTCTTAAATCGGGAATCTAAAGGAAGAAGGCTTCTCTCCAGAACACAGTGGATGTTCCTTAAGAGGGAATCTAAGAAAACTTCCCAACTCAGttgattattctcttttttttcagttACCACACTTTACTTTATCTaacaaaaatattactttatacTCTCATTAATAACCTTCCTTCTTCTGCCCACACAACACAACCCCTTTACTCTACCTGTACTGATCACATACAATTTCTTGGTGTCTCAGGTGCCGTCATACTTCGTTGCCCTCACAGTGCCAtgttctgggtgcctggacagCTCTTTCCACCTTTACTTGTTTCACATGCTTTTTAGTCTAAGTAGTCACTTCCTCTAAGGACTTTTTGAGTCTCCACTATGATTAGGATATTTTCTTTAGTGACCATATAGTTTTGTGATActagtacttttttaaaaaattttatttgtttatttatttgagagagagagagagagagggagaatgagtgagaaagggcagagagagagggagagggagagaatctccagcaggctgaggacagagccccatgagggtcccagtctcacgaccctgagatcatcacctgaagcAGAAGGCAAGAgttagatgcctaactgactgagccacccaggtgcccctgtgatactactttttattcattattgctattttatttagtttcatGTGCTGGCCACTAGACTATATAAACTAATTGAGAGGCCAAGGATATTTCTTGGGGGACCTTGTGCTACCACGACTAAGGAAAGCCCAGTATtactaatattatttattaaaatattgcagaaaggaaggaagaaagactaACTTTATCCATGTGTTGCATAGTCAGACTGGCTAGTCTGTGTTTGGAAGAAGCCTCAGGAAAGCTTTGCAGATTTGTTTGGTTTTCACACTATGTACGGTGGGGCTCAGCCCTGGGGGAAATAGGAAATGGAAATTTTACATCAGTAGATGGACATAGGGAGGAGCATTATGACCAAAGCGATGGACCAAAGCCAAAATGATCCAAGGGATGTAGAAAATGACATGCTGGGGATGGACTTGATTATGTTGAGCACATTGGAGAGAAAAATGGAGGGGATATTTATATCTGATGTCGGAATGAGAACAACAAAGCCACAGATGCTATTAATCTTGATACTTGAGCAAGAACACTTAATTACATCAGGTTGGTAGCAATAGGACTGGGAAAGCACATTAGGACTgcagaaggagcaggagcaaGGGCATCAGGTAGACCAGCATTTGTACAAAAATCAATAGGCCAGCTTTGATGGTTCTAGAGTTGGTCAGAACCATAGCATACCTTAGGGTGTTGCAGATAGCAGTAAGGCAGTCAAAAGCCATGGCCAAAAGTACAGAGGATTCCATGAAGGTAAATCCAAGGCAAAAAGAACATCTGCACAATGCAGTCTTCTTGGCTGATGATCCTGATATTGAACCAGGGGATGCTCAGTGTtgtgggaaaagaagaaatagtgaTACCCAAGTCAGTGTTGGAGAGCATAGAGAGGAAATAGTACATGGGCTCGTGAAGGCTGGAGTCTGATCACCACACACAGGATAGTGCTGTTTCCCAAGAGGGCAACCACACAGAGGCAGCAAAAAGGGATGGAAAGCCAGATGTGAAAATCTTCTAGTCCTGGAACACCAGTCAAGAAGAAAGTTGGGGGAGTGGGGTTATCAATGGATAGCTTGCTGGACTGCATGAGGTGGCACTCGCCTTCAGTACATTCCTGCAATGACACGTTTTGCTGAGTCAAAGCTACTGTCTGTCAGGCCTCTGAATACTTGTTTTAATTATTCTATATCATGTAATCCTTACAGCTACTTTAGAGTCTGCTCTTAtctatcatcttcattttacagataagcagaCAGAAAGGTTCAGCCAAGCTAAGTTAATTCATTGAATACACGGAAAGGGTAAGTCTTTCTGACACAAAGCTGTCACTTTTCCTACTATACCATGCTTATCACATGCTAGGAGCATCAGGGCTGAAACTAGGGTGAGGTAAGTAAGACATTTGTCTTGGGcatgttgaagagactgtctttatttcattggatattctttcctgctttgtcgaagattagttgaccatagagctgagggtctatttctgggctctctattctgttccattgatctatgtgtctgtttttgtgccag
The genomic region above belongs to Neovison vison isolate M4711 chromosome 7, ASM_NN_V1, whole genome shotgun sequence and contains:
- the LOC122914111 gene encoding olfactory receptor 52R1-like, which gives rise to MLASGNSSLHPVSFILLGIPGLENYQFWIAFPLCAMYLVAIVGNIVVLHIIRTDHTLHEPMYLFLAMLAVTDLTLSSSTQPKMLAILWFHAHEIEYHACLIQVFFIHAFSSVESGLLMAMALDRYVAICFPLHHSTVLTPAVVGKLGAAVMMRGLLWVSPFCFMVSRMPFCTNHVIPQSYCEHMAVLKLVCADTRVNRAYGLFVAFSLAAFDIIVISISYVMILRTVLRLPSEEARLKAFGTCASHICVILAFYIPALFTFLTHRFGHHVPRVIHVMFANLYLLVPPMLNPIIYGVRTKQIRDRVIQGCCGKIP